The following are from one region of the Thermincola ferriacetica genome:
- a CDS encoding NADH-quinone oxidoreductase subunit A, whose protein sequence is MGAGYAVLGVILLWGIIFPTLLLWLSRLFHPKNPTPQKLLTYECGLDTQGETWVQFKISYFMYALIFIAFDVETIFLYPWAIKFQSLGLFAIVEMFIFIAILLVGFFYAWKEGALEWM, encoded by the coding sequence ATGGGCGCTGGTTATGCGGTATTAGGAGTCATTTTGCTATGGGGTATTATATTCCCGACCTTGCTCTTATGGCTTTCTAGGTTGTTTCACCCCAAAAATCCAACACCGCAAAAACTTTTAACTTATGAGTGCGGTTTGGATACCCAAGGGGAAACCTGGGTACAGTTTAAGATTAGCTATTTCATGTACGCGTTAATATTTATTGCTTTCGACGTGGAAACTATTTTCCTGTATCCCTGGGCGATTAAATTCCAAAGCTTAGGTTTATTTGCAATAGTTGAAATGTTTATATTTATTGCCATATTGTTAGTTGGATTTTTCTATGCTTGGAAGGAAGGAGCGTTAGAATGGATGTAA
- a CDS encoding NADH-quinone oxidoreductase subunit B encodes MDVIKPNQVDELVRNNVVLSTVEAAFNWCRSRSLWPLTFGLACCAIEMMAAADTRYDLARFGSEVFRPSPRQCDLMIIAGTITKKMQPVVLRLYEQMAEPKYVLAMGSCAISGGPFVDSYNVVLGGDTFLPVDVYVPGCPPRPEALIYGIMQLREKVANPKKIARLKANG; translated from the coding sequence ATGGATGTAATTAAACCAAACCAAGTTGACGAATTGGTCAGGAACAATGTTGTTCTAAGTACCGTTGAAGCGGCATTCAACTGGTGCAGGTCGAGGTCCCTCTGGCCTTTGACATTTGGTTTGGCCTGCTGTGCTATCGAGATGATGGCTGCTGCAGATACAAGGTACGACCTTGCCCGGTTTGGGTCCGAAGTGTTTCGCCCCTCTCCTCGGCAATGTGACCTTATGATTATAGCCGGAACCATAACCAAGAAAATGCAGCCTGTTGTACTGCGGCTTTATGAACAAATGGCTGAACCGAAGTATGTTTTGGCTATGGGTAGCTGCGCAATAAGCGGCGGACCATTCGTTGACTCTTACAACGTTGTTTTGGGAGGAGATACCTTTTTACCTGTAGATGTTTATGTCCCTGGATGCCCACCCAGGCCCGAAGCACTCATCTACGGTATTATGCAATTGCGGGAAAAAGTTGCCAATCCAAAGAAAATTGCGAGGTTGAAGGCGAATGGCTAA
- a CDS encoding NADH-quinone oxidoreductase subunit C — MAKVIDRQALVGELNKKFGDCAEIFEDNTNQSIKVKPDKLVEVMLELRDNPDYDFKVLMNLSSVDYPENFTVVYHLNSLTHLHKLTVKVELDKANPQVPSITSVWNAANVQEREVYDLMGIVFTGHPNLKRILLADDFVGHPLRKDFKMQA, encoded by the coding sequence ATGGCTAAGGTTATCGACCGTCAAGCTCTTGTGGGCGAGCTGAATAAAAAGTTTGGTGATTGTGCCGAGATATTTGAAGACAATACAAATCAATCCATAAAAGTAAAGCCTGATAAGTTGGTAGAAGTGATGTTGGAACTGAGGGACAACCCTGATTATGATTTTAAAGTTTTGATGAATCTCAGTTCTGTAGATTATCCCGAAAACTTTACCGTAGTTTACCATCTGAATTCGTTAACTCACCTGCATAAGCTAACTGTCAAGGTTGAACTGGACAAAGCAAATCCTCAGGTTCCTTCAATTACTTCTGTTTGGAATGCTGCCAACGTACAGGAGAGGGAAGTATACGACTTGATGGGCATAGTTTTTACAGGTCATCCCAACCTGAAGAGAATTTTATTGGCCGACGATTTTGTCGGTCACCCATTGCGGAAGGACTTTAAAATGCAAGCATAG
- a CDS encoding NADH-quinone oxidoreductase subunit D: MLKTQELTLNLGPHHPSTHGVFRCVLNLEGEYITKAVNHIGYLHRGLEKLAESRTYTQFIPYNGRLDYVAGMLNEWGYVMAVEKLLGITEEIPERAEYIRVIVGELQRLASHAIYFASMALDVAGATAWFYGFRDRDEILDVLEMVSGQRLMHNYMRIGGVAADLPDGFEEKVRALLDKLPACIEEYEGILIGNEIFKARTIGVAPVSKEMALDYGFTGPNLRASGVDYDLRRDEPYSVYDRFKFNVPVRQGGDTYDRVLIRIEEMKESVKIIEQALKDLPDGPIMAKVPKVIKPPVGEVYSRIENAKGHLGFHIVSDGSTKPYRTRIYSPCFVNVGIFPEMAKGLHLMDAVVALASLDIVLGEIDR, from the coding sequence ATGTTAAAAACACAAGAACTAACCCTGAATTTGGGACCTCACCACCCCAGTACCCACGGTGTATTCCGTTGTGTATTAAACCTTGAGGGAGAGTATATTACCAAGGCTGTAAACCACATCGGGTATCTGCACCGCGGACTGGAAAAACTGGCGGAATCCCGCACCTATACTCAGTTCATTCCTTATAACGGCAGATTGGATTATGTAGCAGGCATGCTTAATGAGTGGGGCTATGTCATGGCTGTCGAAAAACTTTTGGGTATAACTGAGGAGATCCCTGAAAGAGCGGAATATATCAGGGTAATTGTAGGAGAACTGCAGCGTTTGGCCAGCCACGCCATTTATTTTGCTTCCATGGCTCTTGACGTGGCCGGCGCTACCGCATGGTTTTATGGGTTCCGTGACAGAGATGAGATACTTGATGTATTGGAAATGGTTTCGGGGCAAAGGCTTATGCATAACTATATGAGAATCGGCGGTGTTGCAGCTGACCTGCCTGATGGTTTCGAGGAAAAAGTCAGAGCGTTGCTGGATAAGCTGCCTGCTTGTATTGAAGAATACGAAGGCATTTTAATTGGCAATGAAATATTTAAAGCCCGAACCATAGGAGTTGCGCCTGTTTCCAAGGAAATGGCCCTTGATTATGGATTTACCGGACCTAACCTTAGAGCATCGGGCGTGGATTACGACTTGAGAAGAGACGAACCTTACAGTGTTTATGACCGGTTTAAGTTTAACGTTCCCGTGCGGCAGGGCGGCGATACCTATGACCGCGTGCTGATCCGTATCGAGGAAATGAAAGAAAGCGTGAAGATTATCGAACAGGCATTAAAAGACCTTCCGGATGGCCCGATTATGGCCAAGGTTCCGAAAGTTATCAAACCGCCTGTCGGTGAAGTTTACAGTCGTATTGAAAATGCCAAGGGGCATCTTGGCTTCCACATTGTGAGTGACGGTTCAACGAAGCCTTATCGTACTAGGATTTATTCACCTTGCTTCGTTAATGTTGGTATATTCCCTGAAATGGCTAAAGGGCTTCACCTGATGGATGCAGTAGTAGCCTTGGCATCACTCGATATAGTTCTGGGTGAAATCGACCGTTAA
- the nuoH gene encoding NADH-quinone oxidoreductase subunit NuoH → MEKSFFINVADALRNWLTNSLGFSATATDLITTAIWTLVVILFILMNLIVLVWLERKFSAFFQQRRGPNRLGPAGFLQFPVDIVKVLGKEDIIPAAADKRVFKIASTTLFITALLAWAVIPLGDGVILKDMNIGLFYFIAIGSTSTISFLMGGFASNNKYSLIGGMRTVAQMISYEIPMVFSLLGVVMMVGSLKLSDIVAAQKNIWFIIPQLVAFVVYFISTVAETNRGPFDLAEGEQELVAGYFTEYSGIRYAIWMIAEYGNLVAVSIIASIMFLGGWNAPFGLTFIPPFIWLLLKIYFMIFLFMWVKWTYPRIRIDHLMHFGWKFLIPVSLANILVTGIGIYVYRMITG, encoded by the coding sequence ATGGAAAAATCTTTTTTTATTAATGTTGCTGACGCCCTAAGGAATTGGTTGACTAACAGCCTGGGTTTTTCTGCTACTGCCACAGACTTAATAACCACCGCTATCTGGACACTGGTTGTAATCCTCTTTATATTAATGAACCTGATTGTTCTTGTGTGGCTGGAAAGAAAATTCAGCGCTTTTTTCCAACAGCGTAGAGGTCCAAACCGGCTGGGGCCTGCTGGATTCCTGCAGTTCCCTGTGGACATCGTGAAGGTTTTGGGCAAGGAAGATATTATTCCCGCTGCCGCAGATAAAAGAGTGTTCAAGATTGCAAGTACCACACTTTTCATAACTGCTCTTCTTGCTTGGGCTGTTATTCCTTTGGGCGACGGAGTAATCTTGAAAGATATGAATATCGGGTTATTCTACTTTATTGCAATTGGTTCTACTTCAACAATTTCGTTTTTAATGGGTGGTTTCGCTTCCAATAACAAATACTCCTTGATTGGTGGTATGCGGACCGTAGCTCAGATGATCAGTTACGAAATCCCCATGGTATTTTCGCTGCTAGGCGTAGTGATGATGGTTGGTTCCCTGAAATTGAGCGATATAGTTGCTGCTCAAAAAAATATCTGGTTTATTATTCCACAATTAGTTGCTTTTGTGGTTTACTTTATATCCACTGTGGCGGAAACAAACAGGGGACCCTTTGACCTCGCAGAGGGCGAGCAGGAACTGGTTGCCGGTTATTTCACTGAGTACTCGGGAATTCGTTATGCTATCTGGATGATTGCTGAGTACGGAAACCTGGTAGCTGTCTCTATTATAGCCTCTATTATGTTCCTGGGTGGCTGGAATGCACCCTTTGGCTTGACCTTTATACCACCGTTTATTTGGCTCTTGCTAAAGATCTACTTCATGATCTTTCTGTTTATGTGGGTTAAGTGGACATATCCGCGGATCCGTATTGACCACTTAATGCACTTTGGTTGGAAGTTCCTGATTCCGGTTTCGCTGGCGAACATTCTGGTTACGGGAATCGGTATTTACGTTTATCGAATGATAACTGGTTAG
- a CDS encoding NuoI/complex I 23 kDa subunit family protein yields MFGQGLIKGLSITLKHFFEKKITQQYPEERPNLPDRFKGSFKLNVPKCIACGLCANACPNHVIEITSEKGEDKKKKLTGYKMMVERCLYCGFCVETCPTKALQWTKEFENTKFFREDVNLDLFNSYVPSPDDEKPTKADSEENESAQAS; encoded by the coding sequence GTGTTTGGACAAGGACTTATAAAAGGTCTCAGCATTACTTTGAAACACTTCTTTGAAAAGAAGATTACTCAGCAGTATCCCGAGGAAAGACCCAATTTACCGGACCGTTTCAAGGGTTCTTTCAAATTAAATGTTCCCAAATGTATAGCCTGTGGACTGTGTGCCAACGCTTGCCCCAACCATGTCATCGAAATTACCTCTGAAAAAGGTGAAGATAAAAAGAAAAAACTGACTGGATATAAGATGATGGTTGAGAGATGTTTATACTGCGGTTTTTGTGTTGAAACCTGTCCGACCAAGGCTTTACAGTGGACTAAAGAATTTGAAAATACGAAATTTTTCCGGGAAGATGTAAACTTGGACCTTTTCAACAGTTATGTTCCGTCCCCGGATGATGAAAAGCCTACTAAAGCCGACAGTGAAGAAAACGAGTCGGCTCAGGCCAGTTAG
- a CDS encoding NADH-quinone oxidoreductase subunit J family protein, with amino-acid sequence MTIMFWVIAIITLGSALMMVMNRNIFHSALFMIVTFIGVAATYLMLQADFMAAVQVLVYGGAIAIFVVFGIMLTQRGDMKQSNLFSKHAPLAAIVALALIVINGVMVLKTNWAVSNAAPPTETVGPIAELMLQKYVIPFEVAAILLLVALIGAVIIAKEVKKTS; translated from the coding sequence ATGACTATTATGTTCTGGGTTATAGCCATAATCACATTAGGATCGGCTCTTATGATGGTTATGAACAGGAACATTTTTCATAGCGCTCTGTTCATGATCGTTACTTTTATCGGAGTGGCCGCAACCTACCTGATGCTTCAGGCAGATTTTATGGCGGCTGTACAGGTGCTTGTTTACGGAGGAGCTATTGCCATATTCGTAGTGTTCGGTATCATGCTTACCCAACGGGGAGATATGAAACAGTCCAACTTATTCTCCAAGCATGCTCCACTGGCAGCTATTGTGGCTCTGGCATTGATTGTTATCAACGGAGTTATGGTTCTCAAAACCAACTGGGCTGTAAGTAATGCAGCGCCTCCCACCGAGACTGTAGGCCCCATTGCTGAACTAATGTTGCAGAAATATGTCATTCCTTTTGAAGTAGCTGCAATTCTATTACTGGTTGCTTTGATAGGAGCAGTAATAATAGCGAAAGAGGTGAAAAAGACCTCATGA
- the nuoK gene encoding NADH-quinone oxidoreductase subunit NuoK — MIGLQHFLIFSGTLFCIGLFGALAKRNAIAILMGLELMLNAVNINLVAFSRYITTGDFTGQVFAIFVIAVAAAEVAVGLALIVAIYRDRISVNVEDFDWLKW; from the coding sequence ATGATCGGATTGCAACATTTTTTGATTTTTAGTGGTACGCTTTTCTGTATAGGCCTTTTCGGCGCCTTGGCGAAAAGAAATGCCATTGCCATACTGATGGGTCTTGAATTAATGCTGAATGCTGTTAATATCAACCTCGTTGCTTTTTCAAGGTATATTACTACAGGCGACTTTACTGGCCAAGTTTTTGCAATTTTTGTTATTGCCGTAGCCGCAGCAGAGGTAGCAGTTGGTTTAGCCTTAATCGTAGCTATATACCGTGACCGGATTTCTGTTAACGTTGAAGATTTTGATTGGTTAAAATGGTAG